A window of Polaromonas hydrogenivorans contains these coding sequences:
- a CDS encoding Crp/Fnr family transcriptional regulator — protein MAVGKDLSLANRLISALPAPERALLLAHCELVELKHRQVLSQAGQPLEYAWFPVDSFVCVAMPSDDAPNVQVAMVGNEGMLHASVVLRVAASAFTGAVQGAGRAFRIPRGALESRLLEDPFLRDVLSRYAAVFQTHLARQLVCVSHHTLMQRLARWLLMTRDLSHSSELFLTHQALAFMLGVRRESVSRAASALERLGLVSYSHGYMMLRDEAGLERISCHCYRASLLAYERILEFPAGVSPGLWRGPIIGGLPADLDA, from the coding sequence ATGGCGGTCGGGAAAGACCTCTCGCTGGCCAACCGGCTGATCTCGGCGCTGCCGGCGCCAGAGCGCGCCTTGCTGCTGGCGCATTGCGAGCTGGTCGAACTCAAGCACCGGCAGGTGCTGAGCCAGGCGGGCCAGCCGCTCGAATACGCCTGGTTCCCGGTGGACAGCTTTGTCTGTGTCGCCATGCCCTCGGACGATGCGCCCAATGTCCAGGTCGCGATGGTGGGCAACGAAGGCATGTTGCACGCCTCCGTGGTGCTCAGGGTCGCCGCGTCGGCGTTCACCGGCGCGGTCCAGGGCGCGGGCCGGGCCTTTCGCATCCCTCGCGGCGCGCTGGAGTCGCGGCTGCTTGAAGACCCCTTTCTGCGCGACGTGCTGAGCCGCTATGCCGCTGTGTTCCAGACGCATCTGGCCCGGCAGCTGGTCTGCGTCAGCCACCACACGCTCATGCAGCGCTTGGCGCGCTGGCTGCTGATGACGCGCGACCTGTCGCATTCGAGCGAGCTGTTCCTGACCCACCAGGCGCTGGCCTTCATGCTGGGCGTGCGGCGCGAAAGCGTCAGCCGGGCCGCCAGCGCCCTTGAACGGCTGGGCCTGGTCAGCTACAGCCATGGCTACATGATGCTGCGCGACGAGGCCGGCCTGGAGCGCATCAGCTGCCACTGCTACCGGGCCAGCCTGCTGGCCTATGAGCGAATCCTGGAGTTTCCGGCCGGGGTGAGCCCGGGCTTGTGGCGTGGGCCGATAATTGGCGGCCTGCCTGCCGACCTGGACGCCTGA
- a CDS encoding fused MFS/spermidine synthase, with amino-acid sequence MPDKPALPGDFRSLQYVKPFVLDDGASKSLHFTRGELQSRMLTHSPWRLEVDYTRTMMGFLLFNPAPAHIGMIGLGGGSIAKFCHRFLPASRMTVLEINPYVLALRQDFQVPDDDERFQVIAADGAMYLRTESPQFDVLLVDGFDHEGQPAALCTQRFYDDCFAALPAGGVLAVNLHYEHPDYPLLLARISRSFSGNAVEIITAEQSNSIVFARKGPPISPRALSLPASLARLDAEARAQLKPELARMLWQMKNLGLEGDA; translated from the coding sequence ATGCCCGATAAGCCGGCGCTGCCGGGCGATTTCCGGTCGCTGCAGTATGTCAAGCCTTTCGTGCTGGACGACGGCGCGTCCAAGTCGCTGCATTTCACCCGGGGCGAGCTGCAAAGCCGCATGCTTACGCACAGTCCCTGGCGGCTGGAGGTGGACTACACCCGCACCATGATGGGGTTTTTGCTGTTCAACCCGGCACCCGCGCACATCGGCATGATCGGCCTGGGCGGCGGCTCGATTGCCAAGTTCTGCCACCGCTTCCTGCCGGCCAGCCGCATGACGGTGCTGGAGATCAACCCCTATGTGCTGGCGCTGCGCCAGGACTTCCAGGTGCCCGACGACGACGAGCGCTTCCAGGTGATTGCCGCCGATGGCGCGATGTACCTGCGCACCGAATCGCCGCAGTTCGACGTGCTGCTGGTCGATGGCTTTGACCATGAGGGCCAGCCCGCCGCGCTGTGTACGCAGCGCTTTTACGACGACTGTTTCGCCGCGCTGCCGGCCGGCGGCGTGCTGGCGGTCAACCTGCACTACGAGCACCCCGACTACCCGCTGCTGCTGGCGCGCATCAGCCGCAGCTTCAGCGGCAATGCGGTTGAAATCATCACGGCGGAACAAAGCAACAGCATTGTGTTCGCCCGAAAAGGCCCGCCCATCTCGCCGCGCGCCCTGAGCCTGCCGGCCAGCCTGGCCCGGCTGGACGCCGAGGCGCGCGCGCAGCTCAAGCCCGAGCTGGCGCGGATGCTCTGGCAGATGAAGAACCTGGGCCTGGAGGGCGACGCGTAG
- a CDS encoding OsmC family protein — MTEKSASVHWQGQGKKGQGQISTETDALKAYPYGFGSRFEDDRRGTNPEELLGAAHAACFTMAFSFACDKAGFATESVDTQARVRLVPQGDGFLIDRIALTLKAVVPGIDEAKFQEIAEGAKKACPLSRALASVPEITLSATLDKAR, encoded by the coding sequence ATGACTGAAAAATCCGCATCCGTCCATTGGCAAGGCCAGGGCAAAAAAGGCCAGGGCCAGATCAGCACCGAAACCGACGCGCTCAAGGCCTATCCCTACGGCTTCGGCAGCCGCTTTGAAGACGACCGGCGCGGCACCAACCCTGAGGAACTGCTGGGCGCGGCGCACGCGGCCTGCTTCACCATGGCGTTTTCATTTGCCTGCGACAAGGCCGGCTTTGCCACCGAGTCGGTCGATACCCAGGCCCGGGTCCGGCTGGTGCCCCAGGGCGACGGTTTCCTGATCGACCGCATTGCGCTGACGCTGAAGGCCGTGGTGCCCGGCATTGATGAAGCGAAGTTCCAGGAAATCGCCGAGGGCGCCAAAAAAGCCTGCCCGCTGTCCAGGGCGCTGGCCAGCGTTCCCGAGATCACGCTGTCGGCCACGCTGGACAAGGCGCGTTGA
- a CDS encoding sulfate ABC transporter substrate-binding protein, with protein MADRHTFRRPFLKIALAATLAAAALGASAQQAVNLLNVSYDPTRELYVEYNAAFIKYWKEKTGQDVTIKQSHGGSGKQARSVIDGLDADVVTLALAGDVDALVKNGGWISPDWQKRLKHNSAPYTSTIVLVVRQGNPKGIKDWDDLIKPGISVITPNPKTSGGARWNYLAAWEFAKRKNGGDAKAKEFVQALYKNVPVLDTGARGSSITFAQRNQGDVFISWENEAHLLEKEFGSKVDIIYPSLSILAEPPVAVVDKNVDRKGTRAVAQAYLEYLYSDVGQDIAGKNFYRPISEKAQAKYAKQLPKLNLFTIEQAFGGWTKADKDHFADGGSFDQIYLNK; from the coding sequence ATGGCTGATCGCCACACTTTTCGCCGTCCATTTCTGAAAATCGCCCTGGCCGCCACGCTGGCTGCCGCGGCATTGGGCGCCAGCGCCCAGCAGGCCGTCAACCTGCTCAACGTATCGTATGACCCGACCCGCGAACTTTATGTGGAATACAACGCCGCGTTCATCAAATACTGGAAAGAAAAAACCGGCCAGGACGTGACCATCAAGCAATCCCACGGCGGCTCGGGCAAGCAGGCCAGATCGGTGATTGACGGGCTGGATGCGGATGTGGTGACGCTGGCGCTGGCGGGCGACGTGGATGCGCTGGTCAAGAACGGCGGCTGGATTTCCCCGGACTGGCAAAAACGACTGAAGCACAACTCGGCCCCCTACACCTCCACCATCGTGCTGGTGGTTCGTCAGGGCAATCCAAAAGGGATTAAAGATTGGGACGATCTGATCAAGCCCGGCATCAGCGTCATCACGCCCAACCCCAAAACCTCGGGTGGCGCGCGCTGGAACTACCTGGCCGCGTGGGAATTCGCCAAACGCAAAAACGGCGGTGACGCCAAGGCCAAGGAATTCGTGCAGGCCCTGTACAAGAACGTGCCGGTGCTCGACACCGGCGCACGCGGCTCATCCATCACCTTTGCCCAGCGCAACCAGGGTGATGTGTTCATCTCCTGGGAGAACGAGGCGCATCTTCTGGAGAAAGAGTTTGGCAGCAAGGTGGACATTATTTACCCGTCCCTGAGCATCCTGGCCGAGCCGCCGGTGGCCGTGGTGGACAAGAATGTGGACCGCAAGGGCACGCGCGCCGTGGCGCAGGCCTATCTGGAATACCTGTACTCCGACGTGGGCCAGGACATCGCGGGCAAGAACTTCTACCGCCCGATTTCGGAAAAAGCCCAGGCCAAGTACGCCAAGCAATTGCCCAAGCTCAACCTGTTCACCATCGAACAGGCTTTTGGCGGCTGGACCAAGGCGGACAAGGATCACTTTGCCGATGGCGGCTCGTTTGACCAGATTTACCTGAATAAATAA
- a CDS encoding sigma-54 interaction domain-containing protein, with the protein MNQLLTFPDAGKHALSIRAKALVFEDPQSQALLTRLDQVAPTEATVVIIGETGTGKELLARRVHQGSGRRGPFVAVNCGAFSESLIDAELFGHESGAFTGASQARAGWFETANGGTLFLDEIGDLPLALQVKLLRVLQERQIVRIGSRKTIELDVRLIAATNVDLRDAVNAGHFRADLYYRLSVATLELRPLWERPGDILPLARHFLASYAKRLGIEGAVLAPDAEQALLTYDWPGNIRELENVIHYALIVAPMAIVHANDLQALQRSAHGRARLPSTLPPAVEERIATALPEEPAVPTLRQTLRELVLKSMELNQPFLFEQVEATLVSTAFEFCHGNQVQTARLLGLSRNVLRTLLKQHGLLAMQEDSSNDSGDLASSPVTGKTLAPASR; encoded by the coding sequence ATGAACCAACTGCTGACTTTTCCCGACGCGGGCAAGCATGCCTTGTCCATCCGCGCCAAGGCACTGGTGTTTGAAGACCCCCAGTCCCAGGCCTTGCTCACGCGCCTGGACCAGGTGGCGCCCACCGAGGCCACCGTCGTCATCATCGGCGAGACCGGCACCGGCAAGGAGCTGCTGGCGCGCCGCGTTCACCAGGGCAGCGGGCGGCGCGGCCCCTTCGTGGCGGTCAACTGCGGTGCGTTCAGCGAATCGCTGATCGATGCCGAGTTGTTCGGCCACGAGAGCGGGGCCTTCACCGGCGCCAGCCAGGCCCGGGCCGGGTGGTTCGAGACGGCCAATGGCGGCACCTTGTTTCTGGATGAAATTGGCGACTTGCCGCTGGCGCTGCAGGTCAAGCTGCTGCGCGTGCTGCAAGAGCGCCAGATCGTGCGGATCGGCTCGCGCAAGACCATCGAGCTTGATGTCCGCCTGATCGCCGCCACCAACGTGGACCTGCGCGACGCGGTGAACGCAGGCCACTTTCGCGCTGACCTCTATTACCGGCTCAGCGTGGCGACGCTGGAGCTGCGCCCGCTGTGGGAGCGGCCGGGCGATATTCTTCCGTTGGCCCGGCACTTTCTGGCCAGCTACGCCAAACGCCTGGGGATTGAGGGTGCCGTGCTGGCCCCGGACGCCGAGCAGGCGCTGCTGACGTACGACTGGCCGGGCAATATTCGCGAACTGGAAAATGTCATTCACTACGCGCTGATCGTGGCCCCCATGGCCATCGTCCACGCGAATGACTTGCAGGCGCTCCAGCGTTCGGCGCACGGCCGGGCGCGCCTGCCTTCCACCCTGCCGCCAGCGGTGGAGGAGCGCATCGCCACCGCGTTGCCAGAGGAGCCTGCCGTCCCCACGCTGCGGCAAACGCTGCGTGAGCTGGTGCTCAAATCGATGGAACTCAACCAGCCGTTTCTCTTTGAACAGGTGGAGGCAACGCTGGTTTCCACCGCTTTCGAGTTCTGCCATGGCAACCAGGTGCAGACCGCACGCCTGCTCGGCCTGTCGCGCAATGTGCTGCGCACCTTGCTGAAACAGCATGGGCTGCTGGCGATGCAGGAAGACAGCAGCAACGATTCAGGCGACCTGGCCAGCAGCCCGGTCACCGGGAAGACCCTGGCGCCGGCCAGCCGCTGA
- a CDS encoding rhodanese-like domain-containing protein, whose protein sequence is MKYHKSVLAATLLSLGVCAAFAQQASPAASPGAAAAADVWKYKTKRLDRAGVDALLAKPQKLVVIDVRRPDELTAKGSFPVYLNIQVKEVEKSLAYIPKDRAILTVSNHAHRAGAVGDLLTSKGFKVAGATGSEDYEAQGGTVTRVVPPPPKPATVSAAP, encoded by the coding sequence ATGAAATACCATAAGAGCGTGTTGGCTGCCACCCTGTTAAGTCTGGGCGTTTGCGCCGCGTTTGCGCAGCAGGCCAGCCCTGCCGCAAGTCCCGGCGCCGCTGCCGCAGCCGATGTATGGAAGTACAAGACCAAGCGGCTGGATCGCGCAGGCGTGGACGCGCTGCTGGCCAAGCCGCAGAAGCTGGTGGTGATTGACGTGCGCCGCCCCGATGAACTCACCGCCAAGGGAAGTTTTCCGGTGTACCTGAACATCCAGGTCAAGGAAGTGGAAAAAAGCCTGGCCTACATCCCCAAGGATCGCGCCATCCTGACCGTCTCCAACCATGCCCACCGTGCCGGTGCGGTGGGAGACCTGCTGACCAGCAAGGGCTTCAAGGTGGCCGGAGCCACCGGCTCTGAAGACTATGAGGCCCAGGGCGGTACGGTGACCCGTGTCGTGCCGCCGCCGCCCAAGCCCGCCACGGTGTCCGCCGCGCCCTGA
- a CDS encoding cytochrome b/b6 domain-containing protein, whose product MKAQAILDNAPRHATAAPSVSLPARVRIRLWDLPLRLFHWLLVLAVAVALITGQLGGAWMELHGKAGLSIIGLVVFRLVWGVIGSAHARFLSFLPTPSRLKAYLTRRWRGVGHNPLGALSVIALLGLLAAQATTGLFSNDDIAFSGPLFALVDEALAGRLTSLHKQFANVLWGLLALHVAAIAFYAAFKRDNLVKPMVTGWKEVERHQAPPADHQNASGRKGGAIAFVVALAVAVAVVYGVSGAALPGSPAAAAEPATATQGKPGW is encoded by the coding sequence ATGAAAGCCCAAGCCATTCTTGACAACGCGCCTCGTCACGCAACGGCTGCGCCATCGGTCAGCCTGCCTGCGCGCGTGCGCATTCGCCTGTGGGATCTGCCGCTTCGGCTGTTTCACTGGCTGCTGGTGCTGGCGGTGGCGGTGGCGCTCATCACGGGGCAACTGGGCGGCGCATGGATGGAGCTGCATGGCAAGGCGGGTTTGAGCATCATCGGGCTGGTGGTGTTCCGGCTGGTGTGGGGCGTGATTGGTTCGGCCCATGCCCGCTTCCTGAGTTTCTTGCCCACACCGTCCCGGCTCAAGGCCTACCTGACAAGGCGCTGGCGCGGCGTCGGGCACAACCCGCTGGGCGCGCTGTCCGTCATTGCGCTGCTGGGCCTGCTGGCCGCGCAGGCCACCACCGGACTGTTCAGCAATGACGACATCGCGTTCAGCGGCCCGCTGTTCGCGCTGGTGGACGAAGCCCTGGCCGGCCGGCTGACAAGCCTGCACAAGCAGTTTGCCAATGTCCTGTGGGGTCTGCTGGCCTTGCATGTGGCGGCCATCGCGTTTTATGCCGCGTTCAAACGCGACAACCTGGTCAAGCCCATGGTGACGGGCTGGAAAGAAGTGGAGCGGCATCAAGCGCCGCCAGCGGATCATCAAAACGCCTCCGGCCGCAAAGGCGGCGCGATTGCATTTGTGGTGGCGCTGGCCGTGGCTGTGGCAGTGGTGTATGGCGTCAGTGGCGCGGCCTTGCCGGGTTCGCCAGCGGCGGCGGCAGAACCGGCCACGGCCACGCAAGGCAAACCCGGATGGTAG
- the ccmA gene encoding cytochrome c biogenesis heme-transporting ATPase CcmA has product MVATGLRTHGLACVRGGRDLFRAVDIDVSAGEALWVQGRNGSGKTSLLRLLCGLALPSAGAVHWLGRDVRDLREDFYRDLLYIGHAGGIKDDLTAAENLLLGARIAGQAVEDQQAQQALAQVGLAAVSRLPAARLSQGQRKRVALARLHLARRPPLLVLDEPFNALDQAAADGLQAALNQHLAQGGMVVYTTHQPLALQAARLHVLELGPAQPC; this is encoded by the coding sequence ATGGTAGCGACCGGCCTGCGCACCCACGGCCTGGCCTGCGTGCGTGGCGGGCGCGACCTGTTTCGCGCCGTGGACATCGACGTTTCGGCCGGCGAAGCCCTGTGGGTTCAGGGCCGCAATGGCAGCGGCAAAACCAGCTTGCTGCGGCTGCTGTGCGGCCTGGCCCTCCCGAGCGCGGGCGCGGTGCATTGGCTGGGCCGTGATGTGCGCGACCTGCGCGAGGATTTTTACCGCGACCTGCTCTACATCGGCCACGCCGGCGGCATCAAGGACGACCTGACGGCGGCGGAAAACCTGCTGCTCGGCGCGCGCATCGCCGGACAGGCGGTTGAAGATCAACAGGCGCAACAGGCGCTGGCGCAGGTGGGCCTGGCGGCGGTTTCGCGGCTGCCGGCGGCGCGCCTGTCGCAGGGCCAGCGCAAGCGGGTCGCCCTGGCCCGGCTGCACCTGGCGCGCAGGCCGCCCCTGCTGGTGCTCGACGAGCCCTTCAATGCCCTGGACCAGGCGGCGGCGGACGGTCTGCAGGCGGCCCTGAATCAGCACCTCGCGCAGGGCGGCATGGTGGTGTACACGACGCACCAGCCGCTGGCCTTGCAGGCGGCGCGGCTGCATGTGCTCGAACTCGGCCCTGCCCAACCATGCTGA
- the ccmB gene encoding heme exporter protein CcmB, whose product MLKVLACVIRRDLLLAFRRRSDLLATVFFFALVVMLFPLGVGPEAGLLRSMAPGIVWVAALLASLLSLGRLFALDFADGTLEQMALSAEPLVLIVLGKVLAHWLVAGVPLVMLSPVLALQFGLPGAAIQVLCLGLLIGTPILSLLGAIGSALTLGVRGGGVLLALLVLPLYVPVLIFGAGAVQAQASGLDAAAHMLLLGGVLAGALALAPWATSAALRIALE is encoded by the coding sequence ATGCTGAAGGTGCTGGCATGCGTGATTCGGCGCGATCTGCTGCTGGCCTTCAGGCGCCGGTCCGACCTGCTGGCCACGGTGTTTTTCTTTGCTCTCGTGGTCATGCTGTTTCCGCTCGGCGTCGGCCCGGAGGCTGGCCTGCTGCGCAGCATGGCGCCCGGCATTGTGTGGGTGGCGGCCTTGCTGGCTTCGCTGCTGTCGCTGGGGCGGCTGTTCGCGCTCGATTTTGCCGACGGGACGCTGGAGCAGATGGCCTTGTCGGCCGAGCCGCTGGTGCTCATCGTGCTGGGCAAGGTGCTGGCGCACTGGCTGGTGGCGGGCGTTCCCCTGGTGATGCTCTCGCCCGTGCTGGCGCTGCAGTTTGGTTTGCCGGGCGCCGCGATCCAGGTGCTGTGTCTGGGCTTGCTGATCGGCACGCCCATCCTGAGTTTGCTGGGGGCGATTGGCAGCGCCCTGACCCTGGGCGTGCGCGGTGGCGGGGTTTTGCTGGCGTTGCTGGTGCTGCCGCTGTATGTGCCGGTGCTGATTTTTGGCGCGGGCGCGGTGCAGGCCCAGGCCAGCGGCCTGGACGCCGCCGCCCACATGCTGCTGCTGGGCGGCGTGCTGGCCGGCGCGCTGGCGCTGGCGCCCTGGGCCACCTCGGCAGCGCTGCGAATCGCCCTGGAATAA
- the ccmC gene encoding heme ABC transporter permease CcmC has product MRPVLHAPFAVRFFAGPRPGWWKYAGAPAFYPLAGRLIPGLQAVAVALLALGLGIGFLLAPTDHQQGEAYRIIFVHVPAAWLSMLLYMAMAFWAATGLALNSRLSFMMARAIAPTGAMFTFVALWTGALWGRPTWGAWWVWDARLTSELLLLFLYAGFMALQSAIDDPRRGDRAGALLALVGVVNVPVIYFSVKWWNTLHQGASISLSSAPLMASSMLMGLLLAALGAWVYALAAVLKRLRCIVLERERHAKWVARLPEVSA; this is encoded by the coding sequence TTGCGACCCGTTTTACATGCCCCTTTTGCCGTGCGTTTCTTCGCCGGCCCTCGTCCCGGCTGGTGGAAGTACGCTGGCGCTCCCGCTTTTTACCCGCTGGCCGGGCGGCTCATTCCCGGGCTGCAGGCCGTGGCCGTGGCCCTGCTGGCGCTGGGCCTGGGAATCGGCTTTTTGCTGGCCCCCACGGACCACCAGCAGGGCGAGGCCTACCGCATCATCTTTGTCCATGTGCCCGCCGCCTGGCTGTCGATGCTGCTTTACATGGCCATGGCCTTCTGGGCCGCGACGGGCCTGGCGTTGAACAGCCGCCTGTCCTTCATGATGGCGCGTGCGATTGCCCCCACGGGCGCGATGTTCACCTTCGTCGCCCTGTGGACCGGCGCCCTGTGGGGCCGCCCGACCTGGGGTGCGTGGTGGGTCTGGGATGCGCGGCTGACTTCCGAGCTGCTGCTGCTGTTTCTCTATGCCGGCTTCATGGCGCTGCAGTCGGCCATCGACGACCCACGGCGCGGCGACCGGGCGGGCGCGCTGCTGGCGCTGGTCGGTGTCGTCAACGTGCCGGTGATTTACTTCTCGGTGAAATGGTGGAACACCCTGCACCAGGGCGCTTCCATCAGCCTGAGCAGTGCGCCCCTGATGGCGTCCAGCATGCTGATGGGCTTGCTGCTGGCCGCGCTGGGCGCCTGGGTGTATGCGCTGGCAGCAGTCCTCAAGCGCCTGCGCTGCATCGTGCTGGAGCGCGAGCGCCATGCCAAATGGGTGGCCCGGCTGCCCGAGGTGTCGGCATGA
- the ccmD gene encoding heme exporter protein CcmD: MIWRNVSDFVAMGGYALYVWGSVGMFLACLAGEWLALGWRRKDIVRELRHARQHPGGEDA; encoded by the coding sequence ATGATCTGGCGCAACGTGAGCGACTTTGTGGCCATGGGCGGCTATGCGCTGTATGTCTGGGGCTCGGTGGGGATGTTCCTGGCCTGCCTGGCGGGGGAATGGCTGGCGCTGGGATGGCGCCGCAAGGATATCGTGCGTGAACTCCGTCACGCCCGGCAGCATCCCGGTGGAGAAGATGCATGA
- the ccmE gene encoding cytochrome c maturation protein CcmE, with product MKARHKRWGLIVAGLAALGLGVALVLSAFQKNLVFFFTPSQVAAGEAPQNRSFRIGGLVELGSIERQADGITVSFLVTDNAQRLRVNYRGSLPDLFKEGKGVVAQGKLTADQLFVADEVLAKHDENYMPPEAAYALKQAGAPALAGAVK from the coding sequence ATGAAGGCCCGGCACAAGCGCTGGGGCCTGATCGTCGCCGGGCTCGCTGCGCTGGGTCTGGGCGTGGCCCTGGTGCTGTCGGCGTTTCAGAAAAACCTGGTGTTCTTCTTCACGCCGAGCCAGGTGGCGGCGGGCGAGGCGCCGCAGAACCGCAGCTTTCGCATCGGTGGCCTGGTGGAACTGGGCAGCATCGAGCGCCAGGCCGACGGCATCACGGTCAGCTTCCTGGTTACGGACAACGCGCAGCGCCTGCGCGTGAACTACCGGGGTTCCCTGCCGGACCTGTTCAAGGAAGGCAAGGGCGTGGTGGCCCAGGGCAAGCTCACGGCGGACCAGCTGTTCGTGGCCGATGAGGTACTGGCCAAGCATGATGAAAACTACATGCCGCCCGAGGCCGCCTATGCACTCAAGCAGGCCGGTGCGCCAGCGCTGGCGGGAGCGGTGAAATGA
- a CDS encoding heme lyase CcmF/NrfE family subunit, whose translation MIAELGNFSLVLALCLACLQGSLPLLGAHQGKPRWMALGRSAAFGQCLFVTLGFAALVYVFAVNDFSVSYVAANSNSRLPLHFRVAAVWGGHEGSVLLWIQMLALWTAAVAVFSRSLPAGTVARVLGVMGLISIGFLCFLLFTSNPFDRTLPAAADGRDLNPMLQDLGMIAHPPILYMGYVGFSVAFAFAIAALLEGRLDAAWARWSRPWTLLAWAFLTLGIALGSAWAYYVLGWGGWWFWDAVENASFMPWLVGTALIHSLAVTEKRDTFRNWTVLLAILAFSLSLLGTFLVRSGVLSSVHAFASDPRRGIYILVFLAVVVGGALALYVWRAPGVGLGGRFALFSRESLLLVNNVLLVVAAGTVLLGTLYPLLLDALGLGKISVGAPYFEAVFVPLMLPFLLLIAVGPMASWKQASFKGVLRRLRWIAVGAVLFALGVALVLNTSVMVAVGLALAAWVLLGTAAELAGRLRHAALGAPLRQRLASLPRSYWGMLLAHAGIGVFVIGVTMVRGLDASSDHSMRVGDSATLGNYRFTFARLERVEGKNYIAARARFEVTRGAAPVATLYPEKRFYTVQQMPMTDAAIDRGWLRDLYVSLGEATKDGAWVVRLQHKPFMNWVWGGTLFMALGGALAASDRRYGWGRKRSAKRPLADADADAAVTPSIQLAT comes from the coding sequence ATGATCGCCGAACTGGGCAACTTCTCGCTGGTGCTGGCGTTGTGCCTGGCCTGCCTGCAGGGCAGCCTGCCCTTGCTGGGCGCGCACCAGGGCAAGCCGCGCTGGATGGCGCTGGGGCGCAGCGCGGCTTTTGGCCAATGCCTGTTCGTCACGCTGGGTTTTGCGGCGCTGGTGTATGTCTTCGCCGTCAACGATTTTTCGGTCAGCTACGTGGCCGCCAACTCGAACTCGCGCCTGCCGCTGCATTTCCGGGTGGCCGCCGTCTGGGGCGGGCATGAAGGCTCGGTGCTGCTGTGGATTCAGATGCTGGCCTTGTGGACCGCCGCCGTGGCCGTGTTCAGCCGCTCCCTGCCGGCGGGCACCGTGGCGCGCGTGCTCGGAGTGATGGGGCTGATCAGCATCGGTTTCCTGTGCTTTCTGCTGTTCACCTCTAATCCCTTTGACCGCACCTTGCCGGCCGCAGCGGACGGGCGCGACCTGAACCCGATGCTGCAGGATCTGGGCATGATCGCGCACCCGCCGATTCTCTACATGGGCTACGTGGGCTTTTCGGTGGCTTTTGCGTTTGCCATCGCGGCCTTGCTGGAGGGTCGCCTGGACGCGGCATGGGCGCGCTGGTCGCGCCCGTGGACGCTGCTGGCCTGGGCTTTCCTCACGCTGGGCATCGCGCTGGGCAGCGCCTGGGCCTACTATGTGCTGGGCTGGGGCGGCTGGTGGTTCTGGGACGCGGTGGAAAACGCATCCTTCATGCCCTGGCTGGTGGGCACCGCGCTGATCCATTCCCTGGCGGTGACAGAGAAACGCGACACCTTCAGGAACTGGACCGTGCTGCTGGCGATTCTGGCGTTCTCTTTGTCGCTGCTCGGCACCTTCCTGGTCCGTTCGGGCGTGCTGAGTTCGGTGCATGCGTTTGCCAGCGACCCGCGCCGGGGTATTTACATCCTGGTCTTCCTGGCCGTCGTGGTGGGCGGCGCGCTGGCGCTCTACGTCTGGCGCGCTCCCGGCGTGGGCCTGGGCGGGCGTTTTGCGCTGTTTTCGCGCGAGTCGCTGCTGCTGGTCAACAACGTGCTGCTGGTCGTGGCCGCTGGCACGGTGCTGCTCGGCACGCTGTACCCGCTGCTGCTCGATGCCCTGGGCCTGGGCAAGATTTCGGTCGGCGCGCCGTATTTCGAGGCCGTCTTCGTGCCCTTGATGCTGCCCTTCCTGCTGCTGATCGCGGTGGGGCCGATGGCTTCGTGGAAGCAGGCTTCCTTCAAAGGTGTGCTGCGCCGGCTGCGCTGGATCGCCGTGGGGGCGGTGCTGTTTGCCCTGGGGGTGGCGCTGGTGCTCAACACCTCGGTGATGGTGGCAGTGGGATTGGCGCTGGCGGCCTGGGTTCTGCTCGGCACCGCTGCTGAGCTGGCCGGGCGCCTGCGCCATGCCGCGCTGGGCGCGCCGCTGCGCCAGCGTCTGGCCAGCCTGCCGCGCAGCTATTGGGGCATGCTGCTGGCCCATGCGGGCATCGGCGTGTTCGTGATCGGCGTCACCATGGTCAGGGGGCTGGACGCATCGAGCGACCACAGCATGCGCGTGGGCGACAGCGCCACCCTGGGCAACTACCGCTTCACGTTTGCCCGGCTGGAGCGTGTGGAAGGGAAGAACTACATCGCGGCGCGGGCGCGTTTCGAGGTCACGCGGGGCGCCGCCCCGGTCGCCACCCTGTACCCCGAAAAACGCTTCTACACCGTGCAGCAGATGCCGATGACCGACGCGGCCATTGACCGGGGATGGCTGCGCGACCTCTACGTGTCACTGGGCGAGGCCACCAAGGACGGCGCCTGGGTGGTTCGCCTGCAGCACAAGCCGTTCATGAACTGGGTCTGGGGCGGGACGCTGTTCATGGCGCTCGGCGGGGCGCTGGCCGCCTCGGACCGGCGCTACGGCTGGGGCCGCAAGCGCAGCGCCAAACGCCCGCTGGCCGATGCCGATGCCGATGCGGCCGTCACGCCTTCCATTCAACTTGCCACCTAG